A stretch of the Rhodospirillales bacterium genome encodes the following:
- a CDS encoding acyl carrier protein has translation MSSTESRLRQLINENLDLDHEPDFDRAFSDAGVTSMQAVAFFKLVNDEFDLKMVAEDCMQFDTLRDLVTHIDARAA, from the coding sequence ATGTCGTCAACAGAAAGCCGCCTGAGGCAGCTCATCAACGAGAACCTTGATCTGGATCATGAGCCAGATTTCGACAGGGCGTTCAGCGATGCCGGGGTCACTTCCATGCAAGCGGTGGCATTCTTCAAGCTGGTCAACGACGAGTTCGACCTAAAGATGGTGGCCGAGGACTGCATGCAGTTCGATACGCTGCGGGATTTGGTAACCCACATCGACGCACGCGCCGCCTGA
- a CDS encoding aromatic ring-hydroxylating dioxygenase subunit alpha, producing the protein MKTKLREKQWVEKYPDVGTEPLPTEPYLSQKRFALERDLVFRRSWINVGRVDEIPGIGDYFVRDIAICQASILVVRGSDGIVRAFHNVCSHRSNTLVLDERGTCPGRLNCHFHNWVYSDTGELLWVPDEENFFDLDKRDHGLTPVNMDIWEGFVFVHLDPEPAQTLQSYLGGVADQLAGCPFDKMPLSQTYRVEERANWKIGLDAQNELYHFPFQHRHVAGDAFRTNDKHQSRYQDLRLYNYHSVWSCEYGESHKLTPIASTLYKFDGILRAFTIPQMIGEMDFFTVFPNFVILLYQLGTSTSYLTYHFWPLAVDRTIWEIRVYFREPLSVRERIRQEYFKCISRDTLQEDTAMHEAVHSGLASRAKPHIILQDNEIAIRHFHRVMEDRIGAGLPT; encoded by the coding sequence ATGAAGACCAAGCTGCGCGAAAAGCAATGGGTCGAGAAGTACCCTGATGTCGGAACCGAGCCGCTCCCAACCGAGCCCTACCTTTCCCAGAAACGTTTCGCCCTTGAGCGTGATCTGGTCTTTCGCCGCAGCTGGATCAATGTGGGACGCGTCGACGAGATTCCAGGCATCGGCGACTACTTCGTGCGAGATATTGCCATCTGCCAGGCTTCCATCCTGGTCGTCCGGGGCTCGGACGGTATCGTACGCGCCTTCCACAATGTCTGTTCGCATCGCAGCAACACCCTGGTGCTGGACGAACGGGGAACGTGCCCGGGCAGGCTCAATTGCCACTTCCATAACTGGGTGTACAGCGACACAGGAGAGTTGCTCTGGGTCCCGGACGAAGAAAACTTCTTCGATCTTGACAAGCGGGACCATGGCCTGACTCCAGTCAACATGGACATTTGGGAAGGTTTCGTGTTTGTCCATCTGGACCCGGAGCCGGCCCAGACGCTGCAAAGCTATCTTGGAGGTGTCGCCGATCAGCTAGCAGGCTGTCCGTTCGACAAGATGCCGCTCAGCCAAACCTACCGTGTCGAGGAACGCGCCAACTGGAAGATCGGACTCGACGCCCAAAACGAACTCTATCATTTCCCGTTTCAGCATCGTCATGTGGCCGGCGATGCGTTCAGGACCAACGACAAGCATCAAAGCCGCTATCAGGACCTCAGGCTCTACAACTATCACAGTGTCTGGTCATGTGAATACGGCGAGAGCCACAAACTCACGCCGATAGCCTCCACTCTCTACAAGTTCGACGGAATTCTTCGGGCGTTCACCATTCCGCAGATGATCGGTGAGATGGATTTCTTCACCGTGTTCCCGAATTTCGTGATCCTGCTGTACCAGCTAGGCACATCGACGAGTTACCTCACTTATCATTTCTGGCCACTGGCTGTCGATCGCACAATCTGGGAAATCCGCGTCTATTTCAGGGAACCCCTGTCCGTTCGGGAGCGAATCCGGCAGGAGTACTTCAAGTGCATTTCCAGAGATACGCTGCAGGAAGACACGGCCATGCATGAGGCCGTCCATTCTGGCCTCGCCTCGCGCGCCAAGCCCCACATCATCCTGCAGGACAACGAGATCGCCATCCGCCACTTCCATAGGGTGATGGAAGATCGGATCGGCGCTGGTCTGCCAACTTGA
- a CDS encoding thiamine pyrophosphate-binding protein: MRGRHVFMDSLSAHGVRYIFGNPGTTENPLIGALSDCPDLQYILTLHEGIAVGAASYYAQASGNTGLINLHAAPGLGNGLGMLYGALKANSPMIVTAGQQDTRMRLREPLLSHDLVAMAAPVTKWSTQVERADEIADIMRRAFKIAHDPPAGPVFVALPIDVMERETDVGAANAGDLFRAASADPAGISAVVDHLLASDKPAVVAGDDVARSGANDELVRLAETVGASVWFEGLHQRVAFPTGHPNARGGLPFDAARIAAALRSADLVVMVGGPFFEEVWYSDGSPFPAGAQVVQIEESTERLAFNHPVTAGLVGHLPSTLAAMNRALQQRASAKFAGAARERNTELRQKKADEASFQKLRVEQAWHREPPALPRVVEEIRSGLPPDTIVVDESITASSDLSRTIQFKTADDYFGGRGGGIGQGLAGAIGVKLGHPDRPLIAISGDGSAMYSIQALWTAAHHDLAIVFAILANREYRVLKHNMDHYRTRFDIPSNEGYPQMDLNEPVLGFVELAAGMGVAGTRVAESDEISTAIKSAFDSGKPHLVEIVMEGKA, from the coding sequence ATGCGTGGACGCCACGTCTTCATGGACAGCCTATCCGCCCATGGCGTCAGGTACATCTTTGGCAATCCCGGGACTACCGAGAACCCGTTGATCGGAGCGTTGTCGGACTGCCCTGATCTGCAATACATCCTGACGCTGCACGAAGGCATTGCCGTGGGCGCGGCCAGCTATTACGCGCAGGCGAGCGGCAACACCGGTCTGATCAACCTCCATGCGGCCCCCGGGCTCGGCAATGGCCTCGGGATGCTGTACGGCGCTCTGAAGGCGAACTCACCCATGATCGTCACCGCCGGTCAGCAGGACACGCGAATGCGACTGCGTGAGCCGCTGTTGAGTCATGATCTCGTTGCGATGGCGGCGCCAGTGACGAAATGGAGCACGCAGGTGGAGCGCGCCGACGAGATTGCGGACATCATGCGCCGAGCGTTCAAGATCGCGCATGATCCGCCGGCGGGCCCGGTGTTCGTAGCGCTACCGATCGACGTGATGGAACGGGAGACGGACGTCGGCGCCGCCAACGCCGGCGACCTGTTTCGGGCCGCCAGTGCGGATCCTGCGGGTATCTCCGCTGTGGTCGACCACCTTCTCGCCAGCGACAAGCCCGCGGTCGTTGCCGGAGATGACGTGGCGCGCTCGGGCGCCAACGACGAACTAGTACGGTTGGCCGAGACTGTCGGGGCATCGGTCTGGTTCGAGGGGCTCCACCAGCGGGTCGCGTTTCCGACCGGTCATCCGAACGCGCGCGGCGGATTGCCGTTTGACGCCGCGCGCATTGCGGCGGCACTCCGCAGTGCCGATCTCGTAGTGATGGTAGGTGGGCCGTTCTTCGAAGAGGTCTGGTACTCGGACGGCAGCCCGTTCCCCGCGGGTGCACAGGTAGTGCAGATCGAGGAGAGCACCGAGCGCCTCGCTTTCAATCACCCGGTGACCGCCGGTCTCGTTGGCCATCTGCCGAGTACGCTCGCAGCGATGAATCGGGCCCTCCAGCAGCGGGCGAGTGCAAAATTCGCCGGTGCAGCGAGGGAGCGCAACACCGAATTGCGGCAGAAAAAGGCGGACGAAGCGAGCTTCCAGAAGCTCCGGGTCGAGCAGGCATGGCATCGCGAGCCGCCGGCGCTACCAAGGGTGGTGGAAGAGATCCGCAGCGGCCTCCCGCCCGACACCATTGTTGTCGACGAGTCCATAACGGCTAGTTCGGACCTGAGTAGGACGATCCAGTTCAAGACGGCCGACGACTATTTCGGTGGGCGAGGCGGCGGGATCGGTCAGGGCCTGGCCGGGGCAATCGGTGTGAAACTGGGCCACCCCGACCGACCACTGATCGCGATTTCCGGTGACGGTTCGGCGATGTACAGCATCCAGGCCCTCTGGACAGCGGCCCATCACGATTTGGCGATCGTCTTCGCGATTCTGGCGAACCGCGAGTATCGCGTGCTGAAGCACAACATGGACCACTACCGAACACGTTTTGATATCCCGTCGAATGAGGGCTACCCGCAGATGGACCTTAACGAACCCGTGCTCGGCTTTGTCGAATTGGCAGCTGGTATGGGCGTCGCCGGTACACGCGTCGCCGAAAGCGATGAAATCAGTACCGCAATCAAGTCTGCGTTCGATTCCGGGAAGCCCCATCTGGTCGAAATCGTCATGGAAGGCAAAGCGTGA
- a CDS encoding 4'-phosphopantetheinyl transferase superfamily protein, giving the protein MTDPATRWWQPWREVSGATVLHVDLTANHEHERHARAVLDEDEQERWHRFVSDRPRREFALCRAALRFSLSERLDCSASQLSFHYREHGKPYATVAGQPVSLGFNVSHSGRHGLIALGHRTCIGVDVEERIARRDFDGIGSMVYSPRERQSLASVDGQQKINRFFRLWSLKEALIKALGSGFSLDPCGFEVPGAMLQGVRSSVFRFPHAPSAAWRLLDLGEPRFAAALAYKLPPTSTRG; this is encoded by the coding sequence ATGACAGACCCGGCGACAAGGTGGTGGCAACCATGGCGCGAAGTCAGTGGTGCTACGGTCCTACATGTCGATCTGACTGCCAACCACGAGCACGAGCGTCATGCCCGCGCTGTACTTGATGAAGACGAACAAGAGCGCTGGCATCGCTTTGTGTCGGACCGCCCGCGACGCGAGTTCGCACTCTGCCGCGCTGCGCTACGTTTCAGCCTGTCGGAGCGCCTCGATTGCTCTGCCAGCCAGCTGTCGTTCCACTACCGGGAACACGGCAAGCCGTACGCCACCGTGGCCGGACAGCCGGTGTCGCTGGGGTTCAACGTGAGTCACAGCGGGCGCCATGGACTGATCGCGCTTGGGCACCGAACGTGCATCGGGGTTGATGTCGAAGAACGCATCGCACGTCGCGACTTCGATGGCATCGGCAGCATGGTCTACAGCCCGAGGGAACGGCAGTCCCTTGCGAGTGTCGACGGACAACAGAAGATCAACCGCTTCTTTCGGCTGTGGAGTTTGAAGGAGGCGCTGATCAAAGCGCTCGGTTCTGGATTCTCGCTTGACCCATGCGGTTTCGAAGTACCGGGCGCGATGCTGCAGGGCGTTCGATCCAGCGTGTTTCGGTTTCCGCACGCCCCCTCGGCCGCATGGCGTCTCCTGGATCTTGGGGAGCCGCGGTTTGCCGCCGCGCTCGCCTACAAACTACCCCCGACGTCGACCCGCGGATAA